From a region of the Bombus pascuorum chromosome 17, iyBomPasc1.1, whole genome shotgun sequence genome:
- the LOC132915447 gene encoding DNA polymerase zeta catalytic subunit isoform X5, translating to MLYLQIRNMFSINLVTLDSYQSIPLLGVDVTFSDFRGNEIRQVPVIRIFGFTPSGTKTCLHIHGVFPYMYIPCTINNNVNSYMYKLAAAIDSAINVSLGSAISNTQHVYKVQQVSGIPLYGYHEKEHLFLKIYFYNPAMIKRAADLLQNGVILGRSLQPHEAHIPFILQFMIDYNLYAIWNEEKHRREAKNLENVESQFLYSNTSNRIYDLTENDIYQKERLRKKLQSISQISEDITSKTSKIHNYPLEVDDENNSFSASYVPNHFKSLMLNKETKDETFLNNSLLEFDNFEIKENLLQDKTIENTILDSEDMYLVEILADLREENEEEKIIDNDSMLGSQFSMLNNEIKVDNEDDEIEDLNITSLDLSLSSWNSVITEIESKMTEDNKQTNDITEHNAESTSSRDVPQYDGPSDLVLKNKKQLIWQLTKNNVKEGKKACTKLGKFALHFNTNMILNELKFINIPINLNFLQNQLMTPQGTILDIELSKYFTFYQKQSQEFESKRRKTLQTTEKKLSYYKDINIYKLDHKDLDVYDIDEIECTLHKCKHFKNSIDFENNPNESYIMNSVLNKLNIPALDGNADNSSSDSEIDQDTTINKEEKRICIYKSDTKFKSDKSVVNISLIKRRLELEDSNLQSPHKRRNTIGNYLPNEPYHTPTKAKLIHSPCSVSKKYSSLDIKIMSPKRDKNIINNESCSSRFSCNTLKRNNQHLFRDKIDNLALGENQAFFSHDETSNISKTGSIILKHKDSSSNVHEELINFEKEDNVSNTNFETQIIPKNNKQVCKKLSFMNINNEEISSIKDNIYFENLSLTKEIIDNIHKSNDSISISIVNSNCHGNSIKLHIKENEKVNYEYNLPSTSRDNVNLHLDNTSDQMSLIHKNIDEDEDEEDVCNMTYTQYLNGKLESESNSPNIMALKNISGIETKFITITSKFNSPSRERIINSMKMYDMLESKFNSLFFSNKVDLIKFKQGKNLSNNGIYKVIPFKCSLDRVTGIKLWRRVRINEFYPSGSSIKSCNIKRVLAGYNALIIHPLIQPPASKNVKTWLQAKKHLLKKNNNHEVKDNIDVPRDIKESNILNKILANNRYMKSQCSGSSEHSSKSNNSFNSSLQKMLENPLLYKNNDTPQYLGISYGQIEYTLKDHSNNIENENRQNAKGLTVHQYLTILAVEIHVITRDKFLPDPNHDPIGAIFYAIHNDVPLSSKTEQIEHGAILVNSLTQNTNVKNIHSANTCTTSYVSTEKDLLNSLIILVRHCDPDILIGWEIESLSWGYIFHRASHIGLKDFMWQISRIPTAPPISKGQASDKDNFSDAKISGRIILDVWRIMRHEIALLNYTFENVMYHVMRERVSCPTFQILTNWWNHKSVTIRWRVITHYVIRIVGTLRILIHLDIIGRTCEHARLFGIQFYEVFSRGSQFRVESMMLRLAKPLNYISVSPSIQQRAQMRAPESLPLIMEPQSTLYTDPLIVLDFQSLYPSIIIAYNYCFSTCLGRIEHIGHYEPYEFGATTLKIKKDTAKKLFGKINFAPCGVAFVKPEIRTGILPRMLTEILNTRLMVKKSMKLHGNENHALQRILHSQQLGLKLIANVTYGYTAANFSGRMPCIEIGDSVVSKGRETLERAIKIVESTPKWGAEVVYGDTDSLFILLRRKSKEEAFAIGAEIADTVTAANPPPVKLKFEKVLQPSILQTKKRYCGYMYESPEQKEPEYLAKGIETVRRDGCPAVTKILEKTLKILFDTKDLSLVKQYVTRQFDKILRKRISIEDLTFAKEFRGLNGYKISACVPALELTRRLMRKDPRAIPRTGERVRYIIVAGAPNQPLIQCVRTPTEVILDGSLSPNSIYYITKVIIPPLNRCLNLVSVDANTWYTEMIHRQTPDKTVNLCANNQKLTIRQFFSTAVCAVCENQTQKDICMNCMAKPSQTITILHEKLRWLERTHHELTMICQSCTGYLDDPKCESLDCPVLYRLMQARRDLVQIPYLNNIIRNM from the exons atCCAGCTATGATCAAACGAGCAGCTGATTTATTACAA aATGGAGTAATTCTTGGTCGAAGTTTACAACCACATGAAGCACATATAccttttattttgcaatttatgATTGATTATAATCTATATG CCATTTGGAATGAAGAAAAACATAGAAGAGAAGCAAAAAATTTAGAGAATGTTGAATCacaatttttgtattctaATACTAGTAACAGAATTTATGATTTAACAGAGAATGATATTTATCAGAAAGAAAGATTAAGGAAAAAATTGCAGTCTATATCACAG ATCAGTGAAGATATAACTTCAAAAACATCAAAAATACACAATTATCCTTTAGAAGTGGATGATGAAAATAACTCATTTAGTGCTTCATATGTTCCAAATCATTTTAAATCATTAATGCTAAATAAAGAAACTAAAgacgaaacatttttaaataatagtttATTAGAATTTGATAACTttgagataaaagaaaatttacttcaagataaaacaatagaaaatactATTT TGGACTCTGAAGATatgtatttggttgaaatatTGGCTGAtttaagagaagaaaatgaagaagagaaaattatagataatGATAGCATGTTAGGTTCTCAATTTTCTATgttgaataatgaaattaaagtgGATAATGAAGATGATGAAATTGAAGATTTGAACATTACAAGTTTGGATTTGAGCCTTAGTTCGTGGAACTCAGTTATCACTGAAATTGAAAGTAAGATGACAGAAGataacaaacaaacaaatgaTATAACTGAACATAATGCTGAAAGTACTTCTTCAAGAGATGTTCCGCAATATGATGGCCCAAGCGAtttagttttaaaaaataaaaagcaattaaTATGGCAGCttactaaaaataatgtaaaggAGGGAAAGAAAGCATGTACAAAATTGGGTAAATTTGCACTACATTTCAATACtaatatgatattaaatgaattaaaatttataaatattccaataaatcttaattttttacaaaatcagTTAATGACTCCACAAGGAACTATACTTGATATTgaattatctaaatattttacattttatcagAAACAATCTCAAGAATTTGAAAGTAAACGTAGaaaaacgttacaaactaCTGAAAAAAAGTTGTCatattataaagatataaatatttataaattagatCACAAAGATTTAGATGTTTATGATATAGATGAGATCGAATGTACATTACATAAgtgtaaacattttaaaaattcaatagatTTTGAAAACAATCCTAATGAATCATATATCATGAAtagtgttttaaataaattaaacatacCTGCACTTGATGGTAATGCTGATAATAGTTCCAGTGATTCTGAGATAGATCAGGATACTACCATTAACAAGGAAGAAAAGcgcatttgtatttataagtcagatacaaaatttaaaagtgaCAAGAGTGTTGTTAATATTTCACTGATAAAACGAAGGCTTGAATTGGAAGATTCTAATTTGCAATCTCCTCATAAGCGACGTaataccattggaaattatttaccAAATGAACCATATCATACTCCAACTAAAGCAAAATTGATACATAGCCCATGTTCTGtctcaaaaaaatattcttcgcttgatataaaaataatgtctccaaaaagagataaaaatattataaataatgaatctTGTAGTTCAAGATTTAGTTGTAATActttgaaacgaaataatcaacatttatttcgtgataaaatagataatttagCTTTAGGGGAAAATCAAG CATTCTTTTCACATGATGAAACTTCAAATATTAGCAAAACCGGCTCAATTATTCTTAAACACAAAGACAG TAGTTCAAATGTACATGaagagttaattaattttgagaaAGAAGATAATGTATCAAACACAAATTTTGAAACACAAATTATTCCTAAAAATAACAAACAGGTTTGTAAGAAATTaagttttatgaatattaataatgaagAAATTAGTTCTATAAaggataatatatatttcgaaaaCTTATCTCTAACAAAAGAAATCAtagataatatacataaaagcaATGATTCCATTAGCATTTCCATAGTGAATTCTAACTGTCATGGAAATTCTATAAAACTACACAtaaaagagaatgaaaaagtcaattatgaatataatttaccAAGTACATCCAGAGATAACGTCAATTTGCACTTAGACAATACTTCAGACCAAATGTcattaatacataaaaatatagatgaagatgaagatgaagaagacGTTTGTAATATGACATATACACAATACCTTAATGGAAAATTAGAATCAGAATCAAATAGCCCAAATATCATGGcactaaaaaatataagtgGTATAGAAACTAAGTTTATTACTATtacaagtaaatttaattcacCAAGCAGAGAAAGAATCATAAATTCTATGAAGATGTATGATATGTTAGAATCAAAATTcaattcgttatttttcaGCAACAAAGTtgatttgataaaatttaagcAAGGAAAAAATTTAAGTAATAATGGTATTTACAAAGTAATTCCATTTAAATGTAGTTTAGATAGAGTTACAGGTATTAAACTCTGGCGTCGAGTgcgaataaatgaattttatccTTCTGGATCAAGTATAAAGTCTTGCAATATAAAGAGAGTTCTTGCAGGATACAATGCGTTAATAATTCATCCTCTTATTCAGCCACCAGCAtcgaaaaatgttaaaacttGGTTACAAGCTAAAAAGcatttattgaaaaagaacAATAATCATGaagtaaaagataatattgATGTTCCaagagatataaaagaaagcaATATTCTGAACAAAATACTTGCTAATAATCGATATATGAAATCACAGTGTTCCGGCAGTTCAGAGCATTCAAGCAAATCTAATAATagttttaattcttctttacAAAAAATGCTTGAAAATCCATTACTATACAAGAATAATGATACACCACAATATCTAGGTATTTCATATGGACAAATTGAATATACTCTAAAAGACCatagtaataatattgaaaatgaaaatcgtCAAAATGCCAAAGGCCTAACTGTG CATCAATATCTGACAATATTAGCAGTAGaaatacacgttattacacgTGATAAATTTCTCCCTGATCCAAACCATGATCCAATTGGAGCAATATTCTATGCTATTCATAATGATGTTCCATTATCTTCAAAAACTGAACAAATAGAGCATG GTGCTATTCTTGTAAATTCATTGACCCAAAatacaaatgtaaaaaatatacattcaGCTAATACATGTACTACATCATATGTATCAACTGAAAAGGATTTACTAAATAGTCTTATAATATTAGTTAGACACTGTGATCCAGATATTTTAATTGGTTGGGAGATTGAGTCTCTTTCATGGGGATATATCTTTCATAGAGCTTCTCATATTGGTCTAAAAGATTTTATGTGGCAAATTTCAAGAATTCCAACTGCCCCTCCAATATCTAAAGGACAAGCATCTGATAAAGATAATTTCAGTGATGCAAAAATCTCAGGTCGAATTATCCTTGATGTTTGGAGAATAATGAGACATGAAATagcattattaaattatacatttgaGAACGTTATGTATCATGTAATGCGTGAAAGAGTGTCATGTCCTACTTTTCAGATTTTAACTAATTGGTGGAACCATAAAAGTGTAACAATACGATGGAGAGTTATTACTCATTATGTCATACGAATTGTGGGTACATTGAGAATATTAATCCATCTTGATATTATTG GTCGAACTTGTGAACATGCACGACTTTTtggaatacaattttatgaagTTTTTTCAAGAGGTTCTCAGTTTCGAGTTGAATCAATGATGTTGAGGCTTGCAAAACctttgaattatatttcagtTTCACCCTCTATACAACAAAGAGCCCAAATGCGCGCACCTGAATCTCTACCACTTATTATGGAACCACAGTCCACATTATACACTGATCCATTGATTGTCCTGGATTTTCAAAGTTTATATCCAAGCATTATTATTGCTTATAACTATTGCTTCTCTACATGTTTAGGTCGTATAGAGCACATTGGCCA tTATGAACCATATGAGTTTGGTGCAactacattaaaaataaaaaaagatactgCTAAGAAactatttggaaaaataaattttgcaccCTGTGGTGTAGCTTTTGTAAAACCAGAAATAAGAACGGGAATATTACCGCGTATGCttacagaaattttaaatactcgATTAATGGTAAAAAAGTCTATGAAACTTCATGGGAATGAAAATCACGCATTACAACGTATTCTTCATTCACAACAATTAGGGCTTAAGTTAATTGCAAATGTTACTTATGGTTATACAGCTGCTAATTTTAGTGGCAGAATGCCTTGTATTGAA ataGGGGACAGTGTTGTTAGTAAAGGAAGGGAAACATTAGAACGAGCAATTAAAATAGTAGAATCTACACCTAAATGGGGAGCTGAAGTTGTTTATGGTGATACAGattcattatttattcttttacgtagAAAATCAAAAGAAGAAGCATTTGCAATAGGAGCTGAAATTGCTGATACTGTTACTGCAGCTAATCCTCCTCCTGTAAAACTTAAATTTGAGAAAGTTTTACAACCATCAATATTACAA ACTAAAAAAAGATACTGTGGTTATATGTATGAGTCTCCAGAACAGAAAGAACCTGAATATTTAGCAAAAGGTATTGAAACTGTTCGTAGAGATGGTTGTCCAGCTGTAACTAAG ATACTTgaaaaaacattgaaaatccTATTTGATACAAAGGATCTCTCTTTAGTAAAACAATATGTTACTAgacaatttgataaaattttacgtaaaagaatatcaaTTGAAGATTTAACATTTGCAAAGGAATTTCGTGGCTTGAATGGTTACAAAATCAGTGCTTGTGTACCTGCATTGGAGTTAACACGAAGATTGATGCGCAAAGATCCACGGGCGATACCTCGTACTGGCGAAAGAGTACGATATATTATAGTGGCTGGAGCTCCAAATCAGCCACTAATTCAGTGTGTACGAACTCCAACAGAAGTAATTTTAGATGGAAGTTTAAGTCCAAATTCgatatactacataacaaaAGTTATTATACCACCACTTAATCGGTGTTTAAATTTAGTCAGTGTTGATGCTAATACATG GTATACAGAAATGATCCATCGTCAAACACCTGATAAAACAGTTAATTTATGTGCGAACAATCAAAAGCTAACTATTCGACAATTTTTTAGTACTGCTGTATGTGCTGTTTGTGAAAATCAAACgcaaaaagatatttgtatGAATTGCATGGCAAAGCCAAGTCAAACAATTACTATTCTACATGAAAAGTTAAGATGGTTAGAACGTACTCATCACGAACTTACTATg aTATGTCAGTCTTGTACTGGCTACTTGGATGACCCGAAATGTGAATCTTTAGATTGCCCGGTTTTATATCGATTGATGCAAGCTCGAAGAGATCTCGTTCAAATAccttatttaaataatattattcgtaatatgtaa